One genomic window of Bicyclus anynana chromosome 10, ilBicAnyn1.1, whole genome shotgun sequence includes the following:
- the LOC112046934 gene encoding uncharacterized protein LOC112046934 gives MKNITNMGSLRVCVLLLVTLVQFQRIAGKPLFGELFGDYLCDYLCDDDDDVSTTTSTSREDADWDVFGMCTCGTRRPPGTRRRGQGIPANINMRLPPSANGMNFSMTNTNGAWSFQLDANPNNPIGGPVGSFPGGAGVIPIGGPTTFTPIVGGASTVVATTATTAKP, from the exons atgaaaaatattaccaACATGGGCTCACTACGTGTGTGCGTGCTCTTGCTTGTGACGTTAGTGCAGTTTCAACGTATTGCTGGAAAG ccATTATTTGGAGAATTATTTGGCGACTACCTTTGCGACTATCTTTgcgatgacgacgatgacgtAAGCACAACCACGAGCACAAGCCGCGAGGATGCCGACTGGGATGTGTTCGGGATGTGCACCTGTGGGACGCGCCGCCCGCCGGGGACTAGACGGCGAGGTCAAGGGATCCCTGCGAATATTAATATGAGACtac cGCCATCGGCCAACGGTATGAACTTCAGCATGACGAACACCAACGGTGCGTGGTCATTCCAACTGGACGCTAATCCGAACAATCCCATTGGTGGTCCCGTTGGTTCTTTCCCTGGCGGCGCTGGTGTAATACCTATTGGAGGTCCCACAACGTTTACCCCCATAGTAGGGGGTGCATCTACTGTTGTAGCGACCACTGCCACCACCGCTAAGCCATAG
- the LOC112046927 gene encoding anosmin-1, with amino-acid sequence MKLIFLFIVVVTVPEAWAKTRRYTRLQTDPLSKTRCDLICIDASKETKSQCRSACRSEEHKPGTCPSEENPRWMAACVEACNMDSQCDGTQRCCKHGCSAVCNEPVDLLNLPGLPALPTMEEPKERRRAVQIKWSDGVGDSARAVPGRVLYLLEEQHHLGPKYEESRLGDWNLIMRTNKTKVSLKNLLKPGRWYRFRVAAVSSAGTRGYSAASPPFTPRKGPRPPPPPKKLKVQPLKSDNGTVTVRLEWKEPRSDLPVMRYKVFWSRRVRGLGGELDSVLVNHQTVPKEQTFVDISDLQPNSMYFLQVQTISLFGLGKLRSEKAAIFYNTTSGTDGHEPEPLKRRRDDQDKLIRGLKLNKLTWLDHKIEAKISWNPIHPKGQRKNTYYVHWKTLTCQDPVKELKELSATTEQNSFEIYELDYKCNYTINVNKSTNKKNPDSELILSVPGCDYFKKKVKNATITCKT; translated from the exons atgaaattaatatttctattcATCGTTGTGGTAACGGTGCCTGAAGCTTGGGCGAAGACGAGAAGATATACAAGGTTGCAAACAGATCCTTTATCAAAGACGAGATGTGATTTGATCTGTATCGATGCCAGCAAGGAAACAAAATCTCAG TGTCGTTCCGCTTGCCGTTCGGAGGAACACAAGCCAGGTACCTGTCCATCCGAGGAAAACCCACGATGGATGGCTGCTTGTGTGGAGGCTTGTAATATGGACTCCCAATGCGATGGCACACAACGTTGCTGCAAACACGGATGCAGTGCCGTGTGTAATGAGCCAGTCGATCTGCTTAATTTACCTG GTCTCCCTGCTTTACCAACAATGGAAGAACCAAAAGAGAGGCGTAGAGCCGTACAGATCAAATGGTCAGATGGTGTAGGAGACTCCGCAAGAGCTGTACCAGGGCGAGTGCTTTATTTGTTAGAAGAACAACATCATCTAGGACCTAAGTACGAGGAATCCCGACTTGGTGATTGGAATCTCATTATGAGAACcaataa AACAAAAGTGTCCCTTAAAAATCTGTTGAAGCCAGGTCGATGGTACCGTTTTCGAGTAGCTGCAGTCAGTTCAGCTGGCACCAGAGGGTATTCAGCAGCAAGTCCACCATTCACACCACGTAAAGGACCTAGACCACCACCGCCCCCGAAGAAATTGAAGGTTCAGCCACTGAAATCAGACAACG GTACAGTTACAGTTAGACTCGAATGGAAGGAACCGCGATCGGACTTACCAGTGATGAGATATAAAGTTTTTTGGAGCAGGCGCGTTCGTGGACTCGGTGGAGAATTAGATTCGGTTCTTGTCAATCATCAGACTGTTCCAAAG GAACAAACCTTTGTCGACATAAGCGATTTGCAGCCAAATTCAATGTACTTCTTGCAAGTCCAGACGATCAGCTTGTTTGGCCTCGGAAAATTGCGAAGCGAAAAGGCGGCTATTTTCTACAACACTACTAGCGGGACAGAtg GACATGAACCGGAGCCCCTAAAAAGAAGAAGAGACGATCAAGACAAACTCATTAGAGGGTTAAAGCTGAATAAACTCACTTGGTTGGATCACAAAATTGAAGCCAAAATATCCTGGAACCCGATTCACCCTAAAGGACAACGCAAAAA CACATACTACGTGCACTGGAAAACTCTAACATGCCAAGATCCCGTGAAGGAGTTAAAGGAGCTATCCGCCACTACCGAG CAAAATTCATTTGAAATCTACGAGTTGGACTACAAATGCAACTACACAATCAACGTCAACAAATCTACAAATAAAAAGAATCCCGATTCAGaattaattttaagtgttcCGGGTTGCGATTATTTCAAGAAGAAAGTGAAAAATGCCACCATAACTTGTAAAACGTAA